Proteins from a genomic interval of Medicago truncatula cultivar Jemalong A17 chromosome 3, MtrunA17r5.0-ANR, whole genome shotgun sequence:
- the LOC11436091 gene encoding U-box domain-containing protein 52 produces the protein MWLPKNSSENKEGVKGLIAVAIDKEKGSQNALKWVVDNLLTRNATVILIHVRVSAPSLPSSPSFFTIRSGINANGLTICKEPEAQNKNIFLPYRVFCTRKDIQCKDVLLEDADVSKALIEYASQAGIEHLILGSSTKTSLLKFKVSDIPGTVSKGAPDFCTVYVIGKGKIQSMRSASRPAPNISPLQVSQTTIEQDQSDINLVLEQSEKEQARNSYDAAQRKLQDGTDSFRSPFTRKGYNTKQYMENYKPDGDISFVSSGRSSTDRMLPPLHNNSEPGPWISCSSESDVNYSFESIIHGRMSLESTIPTEFTSLSFDSERLSSSSSQAVDDMEAEMRRLKLELKQTMEMYNTACKEALTAQQKAVELQKWKLEEERRLEEARMAEESALAIAEKEKEKSKAAIEAAEAQKRIAELEAQKRLHAEMKAVREAEEKKKVMDALVNVDVRYRKYTIEEIEAATNFFSQSLKIGEGGYGPVFKCLLDHTPVAVKVLRPDAAQGRSQFQREVEVLSCIRHPNMVLLLGACPEYGCLVYEYMSNGSLEDCLFRRGNSPSLSWQLRFKIAAEIGTGLLFLHQTKPEPIVHRDLKPGNILLDRNYVAKISDVGLARLVPPSVADSVTQYRMTATAGTFCYIDPEYQQTGMLGVKSDVYSLGIIFLQILTAKSPMGLAHNVDRAIEKGTFTEMLDPTVTDWPMEDVLRLAKIAVQCAELRRRDRPDLGKVVLPELDRLRELAEQNSTDGSGSSSSSINMSHERQVSLLLDESCPLFPHSETDEIRRNTPIRSDEIRRNTTIGF, from the exons ATGTGGTTGCCAAAGAATTCATCAGAGAACAAGGAAGGGGTAAAGGGGTTAATAGCAGTGGCAATTGACAAAGAAAAGGGAAGCCAAAATGCACTCAAATGGGTTGTTGACAATCTCCTCACAAGAAATGCAACTGTAATTCTCATCCATGTCAGGGTTTCGGCACCTTCTCTTCCTTCATCACCTTCTTTTTTCACCATAA GGTCAGGGATAAATGCTAATGGCTTAACAATATGTAAAGAACCAGAagctcaaaacaaaaacattttcctccCATATCGCGTCTTCTGTACACGCAAAGAT ATACAATGCAAGGATGTACTACTAGAAGATGCAGATGTGTCAAAAGCGTTGATTGAATATGCTTCGCAGGCAGGAATTGAGCATCTGATTCTTGGCTCTTCAACAAAAACTAGTTTGCTCAA ATTCAAGGTATCAGATATTCCTGGAACAGTGTCAAAAGGGGCACCAGATTTTTGTACAGTCTATGTCATTGGCAAAGGAAAGATTCAATCGATGCGATCTGCTTCTCGTCCTGCTCCGAACATTTCCCCTCTACAAGTTAGTCAAACTACTATCGAACAAGACCAATCAGACATAAATTTGGTGTTGGAGCAAAGTGAAAAAG AACAAGCAAGGAATTCCTATGATGCTGCACAACGCAAATTGCAAGATGGAACAGATTCATTCAG GTCACCATTCACTAGGAAAGGTTACAATACCAAACAATATATGGAAAATTATAAGCCAGATGGTGACATATCTTTTGTAAGCTCTGGAAGGTCGAGTACGGACCGCATGTTGCCTCCATTGCATAACAACTCAGAGCCAGGCCCTTGGATATCATGTAGCTCAGAATCAGATGTAAACTACAGCTTTGAGTCTATCATTCACGGAAGGATGTCTTTGGAATCAACCATCCCTACCGAATTTACATCACTCTCATTTGATAGCGAAAGGCTTTCATCTTCTTCGTCACAGGCCGTG GATGACATGGAGGCTGAAATGAGAAGATTAAAGTTGGAGCTCAAGCAAACAATGGAAATGTACAACACAGCATGTAAAGAAGCACTCACAGCACAACAGAAG GCAGTAGAACTTCAAAAATGGAaattagaagaagaaaggaGATTGGAAGAGGCAAGGATGGCCGAGGAATCTGCATTGGCAATTGCagaaaaggagaaagaaaaatcTAAAGCAGCCATTGAGGCCGCTGAAGCACAAAAAAGGATAGCAGAACTAGAAGCACAGAAGAGACTTCATGCAGAGATGAAAGCAGTTAGAGAAgcagaagagaaaaaaaaagtaatggatGCTTTAGTAAATGTAGATGTCAGGTATAGAAAGTATACAATTGAGGAAATTGAAGctgcaacaaattttttttcacaaTCCCTCAAGATTGGAGAAGGAGGATATGGTCCAGTTTTTAAGTGCCTTCTGGACCATACACCTGTTGCAGTCAAGGTTCTACGCCCCGATGCAGCACAAGGACGATCGCAGTTTCAACGCGAG GTTGAGGTACTGAGCTGCATACGGCATCCAAACATGGTTCTCCTCTTAGGAGCCTGTCCGGAATATGGATGTCTAGTGTATGAGTACATGTCAAATGGAAGCTTGGAAGATTGCCTATTTCGTCGAGGCAACAGTCCTTCACTTTCTTGGCAGCTAAGGTTCAAAATTGCAGCCGAAATCGGAACCGGCTTGTTATTCCTTCACCAAACAAAACCAGAACCTATAGTACATAGAGACTTGAAACCAGGAAACATCTTGCTAGACAGAAACTATGTAGCCAAAATTAGTGATGTTGGTTTGGCAAGACTTGTTCCGCCATCTGTGGCCGACAGTGTGACGCAATATCGCATGACGGCAACAGCAGGAACATTCTGTTATATAGATCCTGAGTATCAGCAAACAGGAATGTTAGGTGTGAAATCAGATGTATATTCACTTGGAatcattttccttcaaattttgaCAGCAAAATCACCAATGGGTTTGGCACATAACGTTGACAGAGCTATTGAGAAAGGAACATTTACTGAGATGTTGGATCCTACAGTGACTGATTGGCCAATGGAGGATGTTTTGAGATTAGCAAAAATTGCGGTCCAGTGTGCCGAGTTAAGGCGAAGAGATAGACCTGACCTTGGTAAGGTTGTACTGCCAGAACTTGACAGATTGAGAGAACTTGCTGAGCAAAATTCAACAGATGGTAGTGGCAGTAGCAGCAGCTCTATAAATATGTCCCATGAGAGACAAGTTTCACTGCTTCTG GATGAAAGTTGTCCTCTATTTCCTCACTCTGAGACTGATGAGATTAGAAGAAACACACCAATCAGGTCTGATGAGATTAGAAGAAACACAACAATTGGTTTCTAA
- the LOC11436092 gene encoding uncharacterized protein, translating to MSLPKKKDGVNGLIAVAVNNEKESHRAFKWAIDNLLTRNANVILIHVKILPPDAEINANDNDDDSLLICKEPDADALYMFLPYCVFCTRKYIQCKRVLLEDADVSKALIEYASQVGIEHLILGSSAKTSLHKIFKATDISGTVSKGAPDFCTVYVIGNGKIQSMRPASSSVPKISPLQAN from the exons ATGTCGTTAccaaagaagaaggatggtgtAAATGGATTAATAGCAGTGGCAGTAAACAACGAAAAGGAGAGCCACCGTGCATTCAAATGGGCTATTGATAATCTCCTCACAAGAAATGCAAATGTGATTCTCATCCATGTTAAAATTCTGCCACCAGATGCAGAGATAAATGCTAATGACAATGACGATGACAGTTTATTAATATGTAAAGAACCAGATGCAGATGCTCTATACATGTTCCTCCCATATTGCGTCTTTTGTACACGCAAATAT ATACAATGCAAGAGGGTACTACTAGAAGATGCAGATGTATCAAAGGCATTGATTGAATATGCTTCTCAAGTAGGAATTGAGCATCTGATTCTTGGCTCTTCAGCAAAAACTAGTTTGCACAA AATATTCAAGGCAACAGATATTTCTGGAACGGTGTCAAAAGGGGCACCAGATTTCTGTACAGTCTATGTCATTGGCAATGGAAAGATTCAATCAATGCGACCTGCTTCTAGTTCTGTTCCAAAAATTTCCCCTCTACAAGCCAATTAA
- the LOC11427353 gene encoding protein-disulfide reductase, which yields MAGLNFEAEYPDSFDVLKVFAAEGVEFLLSCERKVPLSDCNGKIICLFFSANWCRPCRLFIPHLVGLYETLRKRGINIEIIFISFDHDEDGFKEHIKSMPWLAVPFDAKLNRRLIDRYRVDRIPSFIPLCSDALTVDKNMIEWIEDYGADAFPFTRKRHEELKAIDKRKREEVNLDELLTHGGRNFLISGDDRKVLVSELTGKTVGLFFGAYWSPPCHAFTIQLADAYNNLKDTKGHCFEIVLVSTDRDLKEFNVNRTSMPWLAIPYEDRTRHDLCRIFDIKKIPALVFIGPDGKVISLNGQFMVSSYGAEAFPFTESRIRDLEAALRKEGEALPQQVEDVKHEHLLKLDMAKAYVCDSCKKQGKFWTFSCDVCDYDLHPSCLEKVNNDQCW from the exons ATGGCAGGGCTAAATTTTGAAGCTGAATATCCTGACAGCTTTGATGTTCTGAAAGTTTTTGCAGCTGAAGGTGTTGAGTTCCTTTTATCTTGTGAAAGGAAG GTACCCTTGTCCGATTGCAATGGGAAAATCATCTGTCTATTTTTCTCTGCCAACTGGTGTAGACCTTGCAGACTTTTCATTCCTCATCTTGTTGGTCTTTATGAAACACTGAGAAAGAGAGGGATAAATATAGAGATCATCTTCATCTCATTTGACCATGATGAGGATGGATTTAAAGAACACATCAAGAGTATGCCGTGGCTAGCTGTCCCATTTGATGCAAAATTGAATAGACGACTGATTGATAGATATCGGGTTGATCGAATTCCATCATTCATTCCATTATGTTCTGATGCCTTAACTGTTGACAAAAACATGATTGAGTGGATTGAGGATTATGGTGCTGATGCATTTCCTTTCACAAGGAAGAGACATGAGGAATTGAAAGCCATAGATAAAAGAAAACGCGAAGAGGTAAATTTGGATGAATTATTGACACATGGAGGACGCAACTTTCTCATTTCAGGAGATGATAGAAAG GTGCTTGTATCTGAACTAACCGGGAAAACTGTAGGGCTATTTTTCGGTGCCTACTGGTCTCCTCCTTGTCATGCCTTCACCATTCAACTTGCAGATGCATACAACAATCTCAAGGATACAAAGGGCCACTGCTTTGAGATTGTTTTAGTTTCAACAGATAGGGACCTTAAAGAATTCAATGTCAACAGAACTAGCATGCCTTGGCTTGCTATCCCATATGAAGACAGAACAAGGCATGACCTCTGTAGAatctttgatataaaaaaaatcccagCTTTGGTTTTCATTGGACCAGATGGAAAAGTCATTAGTTTGAATGGACAGTTCATGGTCTCCTCATACGGAGCAGAAGCTTTTCCATTTACTGAATCGAGGATAAGAGATTTAGAAGCGGCCCTGAGAAAGGAAGGAGAGGCTTTGCCTCAACAGGTTGAGGATGTCAAGCATGAACATCTACTTAAATTGGATATGGCCAAAGCATATGTATGTGATTCTTGTAAGAAACAAGGCAAGTTCTGGACATTCTCTTGTGATGTTTGTGACTATGATCTTCATCCTAGTTGTCTTGAGAaggtcaacaatgaccaatgTTGGTAG
- the LOC112420388 gene encoding ribonuclease H2 subunit B: MSWWEGVQESRVLVAPDLGANGNALGRMILLRNPKSGNATQYLFVNGVLQEFQWFKNLYGSWFLGDYTSEDGRMYLSTPVDPVFIMLPLFEKARMKKGDDLGKFRQLDEILFIDGYPGYQQLMSLVENCMQVVCEVKEVGSLKFFRLDDVKVLRWLCYKVCQLKQTLPKLDKNYAAQSEKDTVVDAVSILAEYLNEEHWLQPLCNHLKLNILEVTGKAQANAEESNLGLYNNAPQEQSDDKKPTIVKKGRQAKKMKVETESHNIKDMFTRASRRRN, encoded by the exons ATGAGTTGGTGGGAAGGTGTTCAGGAATCCCGGGTTCTTGTTGCCCCTG ATCTTGGTGCAAATGGAAATGCTTTGGGACGTATGATATTGCTCCGAAATCCCAAATCCG GAAATGCAACGCAATATCTCTTTGTGAATGGGGTGCTTCAAGAATTTCAATGGTTTAAGAACTTGTACGGATCTTGGTTTTTGGGAGATTATACAAGTGAAG ATGGTCGGATGTATTTATCCACACCTGTTGATCCCGTTTTCATCATGTTGCCCTTATTCGAGAAAGCAAGGATGAAG AAAGGCGATGATCTTGGAAAATTCAGGCAATTGGACGAGATCTTGTTTATTGATGGGTATCCAGGCTATCAGCAGTTAATGTCCCTTGTTGAGAACTGTATGCAAGTAGTTTGTGAAGTCAAAG AAGTTGGATCCTTAAAATTCTTTAGACTCGATGATGTCAAGGTTCTGCGTTGGTTGTGCTATAAG GTTTGTCAGCTAAAACAGACACTACCGAAGTTGGATAAAAACTATGCTGCTCAATCAGAGAAAGACACGG TGGTTGATGCAGTTTCTATATTAGCAGAGTATTTAAATGAAGAGCACTGGTTGCAGCCTTTGTGTAACCATCTTAA GTTAAACATACTTGAGGTTACAGGAAAAGCACAAGCAAATGCTGAGGAAAGTAATTTGGGTTTGTATAATAATGCACCACAG GAACAGAGTGATGATAAGAAGCCTACAATTGTGAAGAAGGGTAGACAAGCAAAGAAGATGAAAGTGGAGACAGAATCACATAACATCAAAGATATGTTTACCAGGGCATCCCGAAGGAGAAACTAA